Within the Flavobacteriales bacterium genome, the region GCATATAGCGGCTCACAATCTATTTATTTTTCTTCCTCTTCTGCAAATGGTGGCCCACAAGATGTGGTTTTGCCTTTCGGTGAAGTTTTTGACCAAGGAGATTTTGATTTTTCATCACGATTTTTCGTTAATGGTGGGGCATACTTTAACTTTCAAGCAGAAACAACAATTGGAAACACATGGGCTGTTGACTGTAATATGAATAGTGACGGAACTATTGTCTTTTCTACAGGAGGTGGCGGCACTGTTTTCTTGAGCTCTACCTACCCTTCAGAAGAATGGTTTAAGCTAGATGTGAAAATTAATCTAACACTAAACAAATGGGAAGTATTTATCAATGATAATTCAATTGGCTCATTCTCAAATACTGTTAATGAAGTAGCGTCTCTTGATTTATTCCCCCTGAATGGACATTCATTCTATGTAGATGATGTAATGGTTTCTCACCAACCATTTAATCCAATTGGTATCAATGCTATTTTAACAGATTTAAGCATACCTTCCTATATTCAGATTCCTGCAGATGTTGATATCGAAGGAAGCATACTAAACTATGGAGCTGATACTATTACTTCAATGGACATCGTTTGGACTGACGGCACAAATTCATTAACCGACAATGTTAGTGGAATATCAATTCCAACTCTTGGCACTTATGATTTTACACATGCTGACCAATTGTCAATGACAACTCTAGACACAGCAAATATTTCCGTTACTATTGAAAATATAAATGGTGGTTCTGATGTAGACACTTCAAATAATTCCATTGACTTTACCATAATCAGTGTTGAATTTGTAACGCAACGCATTCCATTATTTGAACACTTTACAAGTAATACTTGCGGTCCTTGCGCTAGCTTCAACCCTGGTTTCCAAACACTTCTTGACGCCAATAACGTTAATGAATTATCAAACGCTAAAGTCGGTGCTATTAAATATCAAGTGAATTGGCCAGGAAGTGCTGACCAATCGTTTAATGCCGACGTTGCTTCAAGAGTAAGTTATTACAACGTGCAAGGTGTGCCATCGGCACATATTGATGGTATATCAACATCTAGCTCTCAAGATGAAATAGACGAGCATGCAGCGGCACCATCTTTTATAAAAATAGAAGGAACAGCAGTTGCAACAGATGGAACAGATTTAGACATTGAGCTTACAGTAACCTCTTATGTAGACTATCCTAATGCCAGTATTCATATCGCTGTTGTAGAAGATGAGTATAACAATACTGCCGGAACAAATGGTGAAAGTGAATTTTTTCAAGTATTGAGGAAGATGCTTCCAGATGGTGATGGAACTACTGCTGATTTGAGTAATGGAAATAGCGTTACAGTCAATGAATCAGCAATTTTTGCAGTAGGAAATGTAACGGCAGACTCTTATAGGTTGTGGAATGGCTTAGGAAATTGTAGAGTCGTTGCCTTTGTACAAGATGAAGACAGCAAGCAAGTTATTGATGCTAGAATTATAGAAATCACTGGTGATTTAGAAGTAACACCTAGTTGGGAGTGTGTATCTAACGCTTGTGTTGACCCTGGAACTGGTGAAGGAGAATACTCTTCATTAGCTGACTGCGAAACTCAATGTGTTACTACTAGCATTTCTGCTTGGGAAGATATTAATGTTCAGTTAATGCCAAATCCGGCTATGGATAACTTATCTATTTCGATTAACCCTAGTTCTCAAGCACTTAATTTGAGCATCCTAAGTATGACAGGTCAAAAAGTTTTTGAAAAGAATTACGGTATTTTGGATGACGAACAGCTCTTAACTCTAGACATAAGCGACTTATCTACTGGTTTCTATACACTAAAAGTTCAGTTAAACGATAAAACATCTATTCTTAGGTTTATCAAACAATAATCCCTTTTGAAAATATTTTTAAATCAGTCCAACTTAGTTGGGCTGATTTTTATTGCCTAAATTCAAAAAGTGTAAATTTGCAGCGTTCAATACTAATACCATACGATTAATGTCATTATCTGCTTTAACTGCAATTTCTCCAATAGATGGTCGATACCATTCAAAAGCCAATGAACTTAGTGTCTTTTACTCAGAAGCAGCACTAATAAAATACCGACTTAGAGTAGAAGTGGAATACTTTATTTCTCTTTGCGAATTACCTTTGCCACAACTTGAGAATTTTGATTCAGATTTATACAGTTCTTTGAGAGATATTTATCTAAAATTTGACGATGAAGACGCTCAGAAAATTAAGGATATCGAAAGCATTACAAATCATGACGTTAAGGCTGTAGAATATTTTATTAAAGAACGTTTTGACGAGCTTAAAATAAGTGAGTACAAAGAGTTTATTCATTTTGCATTGACCTCACAAGACATTAATAACACAGCTACACCTCTTCTTATTAAGGAATCTGTTGAAGATGTTTACGTTCCTAACTATATGGAATTATTAGATAAACTCATTAGTTTAAAAAATGAATGGGCATCTATTCCATTATTAGCGCGTACACACGGTCAAGCGGCATCCCCAACCTTACTGGGTAAAGAAATAATGGTATTTATCGAACGTCTTGAACGACAAATAGGCTTATTAAACATGGTGCCGTTCTCCGCGAAATTTGGAGGTGCAACAGGTAATTTTAATGCCCATCACATTGCTTACCCTGAAATCGATTGGGTTTCTTTTTCAAACGATTTTGTAGATAACAATCTTGGACTAGACCGTTCACAAGTTACTACTCAGATAGAACATTACGATAACCTCGCTGCTCTTTTCGATAATCTTAAGCGTATTAATACCATTCTCATTGATTTAAGTCGAGATGTGTGGACATATATTTCAATGAATTATTTCAAGCAAAAAATAAAAGAAGGCGAAGTAGGTTCATCGGCAATGCCTCATAAAGTAAACCCTATTGACTTTGAAAATGCTGAAGGGAACTTAGGAATAGCGAATGCTATATTTGAACATCTTTCCTCGAAACTTCCTGTTTCTAGACTTCAAAGAGATTTAACAGACTCCACCGTCCTAAGAAACGTTGGTGTACCTATGGCACATACATTATTAGGTTTTAAATCTATTCTAAAGGGGCTGAATAAATTGATTTTGAACGAATCTGCTATTAATGCTGATTTGGATGATAATTGGGCTGTAGTGGCTGAAGCTATTCAGACTATTCTGAGAAAAGAAGGTTATCCAAAACCTTATGAAGCACTTAAAGAATTAACTCGAACGAATAGCGTCATCGAGAAAGATACTTTAGCTGTATTTATTGATGGACTTGCCATTAGTGATGACCTCAAAGACTATTTAAAAGATATTTCTCCTTTTAACTATACTGGAATAGAAAAACTTTAATTGACCTTGTACTTGGCAAGATAGTCAGACCAATTCCAAATAAAATTACTCATTAAATCTGTTAGTTCTTGTAAAAAGACAGGATTAGGCTCGTTTTGATTTTTCAGTAAATCGCCCTGAAATTCATTAAGGTTATACTTTACAAATATTGACTTTGCCATGGCTTTTTCGATTGTTGTATCATCTGAATACTGCTCTTTAAAGAACTGTTCATAATCCAAAAACATATCGCGAACTAAATCCTCTTCCATATCAAAGAAACCTATTAGCTCATTTAGGCTAGCGTGGTGCAAACGATGAACCACTTCATCGTCAAAATGTTCAGATAAAGAATGATTATTTGCAGCAAATACAATCATTAAAAACCAGTTTGTATCCTCAAGTTTTAAATTGGGTGACTCTTCAAATTTTCGGTTATCATTTACAAATTCAATGATTTCAGGAAAGCCCAATTCAATAACTTCGAATAGGGTTTTGGTATAAACCACTGCCAATTCTTGGATAGATACTTTCTCTTTCTTGTTAAAGCCAAATATTTTCAACATATATCGCTAAGTTAAACTAAAATTCTTTTTAACTATTTCTAGCACTTCATCACCAATGGATAAACAAGCTGTTGCAGCTGGCGAGGGAGCATTCAACACATGAATACTATTGCCTTTACATTCAATTTTGAAATCATCAAAAACATCTCCATCGTGACCTAATGCCATAGCTCTTACCCCACTTCGTCCTTCTACAATATCATCCATCGTCAACGAAGGTATTAATCTATTTAATTCTTTCAAAAATAATCGCTTGGAAAATGCTCTTTTATATTCTTTTAGTCCAAACCTCCAATGTTTGAAAAACAATTTCCAAGTGCCTTTGTACAACAAGGCTTCAAAAGTATCTCTGAAATCAAAGTCCGTTTTACCATAGCCTTCTCGCTTAAAGGTAAATACCGCATTTGGTCCACACTCAATCGTGCCATCAACCATTCTAGTAAAATGAACTCCTAAAAATGGAAATTCTGGGTTTGGCACGGGGTAAATTAAATTTTTGACTTTTGATTTTCCTTTTTCTGAAAGGTCATAATAATCGCCTCTAAAACCGACAATTCTTACATCCGAATCAACATTATCTTTTTGTGCCATTCTATCGGAAAATAATCCAGCACAGAACACTTTATAATTAACCTCAAATCGTCCTTTTGACGTATGAATAGTGTCTTCATCAAAGGATTTTACCTCACAAGAAGTAATGATTTGACTATTTGAGTTTATGCCTTTAATCCGTTCAGCCAATTTATTGGTTACGCCTACAAAATCAATTATTCCAGATTCGGGCACCCATAAAGCTGCAACACCTTCTACATGTGGCTCAATTTCTTTTAGCCTTTCCTTTGTGATTTTTTCTACACCAAGAAGTCCGTTAGCTTTACCCCTTTCATATATTCCATCTAGCCTATTCAGCTCTTCATTATCAACTGCAACAACAACCTTGCCACAAACATCGTGATTGATGCTGTGTTCTTTTGCAAATTCGACCAATTGCTTTCTTCCGTTTACACAATTTTTAGCCCTGAAAGAACCAGGTTTATAGTATAATCCGGAATGAATTACGCCAGAATTACGCCCAGTCTGATGAGCTGCTAAAATATCTTCTTTCTCTAAAACCAATAGATTCAAATGAGGATATTCTTGTTGAATTTTAAAGGCACAGGAAAGTCCTACAATTCCACCACCAATAATAGCTATATCTGATTGCATTGTATTGTTTACCATTCAAAAACTCTTGAAATATTAAACCCAAAATAGATATCGCCTTCAAAGAAGTCGCCACTAGTCTGAGTTAGAAATACATGTTCATTCATCCCTCTAGAGTTACTTAAATGCAATGAGAAAACATGTCCGCCAGTTTCAATATCAAATCCAATAGACAACATGTTTTGATGGGTTGATGAGAGTTCACTTAATGCGTAAAAATACTCCCCATTTAATGTTACTCTTTTAGAGAATTTATAACGTCCTCCTAGACCTAAAAACAACGGGTCAGAAGAGGTGCCAAAGACAAATTGATTCAAATGAACATGAGTAGGTAAAACGATCGCCGAAAACTTGGAACTAAACTTTCGAGCTATGATGAGCTGATTGGCAAAAGATATCTGATTTAGAAAATCGTAATCTGCTTGCTGTCGTAATGACTCTGAAGGGTGTGCTAAAAACAATGCCGAAAAAACAGATAAAACTACTGGAGATTTATCGGATTGATTCAAAATTTTTCCTTTTAAAGATGCGTCGTATTGTTTGTTGGTAGAGCTACGCCCTACACTCACTGCTATTCGGTCAGACACACCATAGTCTAAACCCATCCTGACTTGTGAATTATCTAAACCCCAAAGGTTATAAAAGCCAGAATTTAAAGTACCAAAGCGGTGTTGAATTAAAAATTTAAATTCTCCTTTTGAAGATTGTTTAGAGGATTGAGCATTTACTACTCTACTATCTTTAAATAAAGAACTGACAACTTTGGGTTCAGCATTATCCTCATTCAATAAGCTCAATAAATCTTGACCAAACGAAAATTGGGCGGTTGACAAAAGCATCAGTAGTATTAATCTAATCATTGGAGAGTTTTTGAAGATTCATCTCTATGTTAACATTTATTTCCTCAGCAATTTTATACATCATTATTTTTGGAATATCAATATTGAAATCATCCAATATAATATCAAATTTCGAACCAATCGTCAGTTTGTCATCTTTCAACGAAATGGTAGCCGTCATATTCATTTGACGGTTAATGCCATGAAGTAGAAAATTACCTTTTACATCAATGGTTTGTTCTTCAGACAAATCAAGACTTGAAATATCAGGGATAACGCCAGTAAATGTCGAATTAGGGAATTTTTCGCTTTCCATATAACTTTCGTTAAAGTGTTCTTGCATAAGAGAGTTGGGAAATACGAAATCTTCAATCAAAATTTGAAAAGCAAAACCGCCAGTTCTTAAGTCAACAACTCCAGTTGCTTTTTTATTTACAGCTTCAATGTTTTCTATTGGTGCTTCAGAATAAAAACTAACTACACCTTCTTTACTTAAATATTGCTGAGCAAAAATCTGTGATGAAAAAAGAAAACAAACTAAGATTAAACGCATGTAACAAAGATACTAAATCTGTTGGCTTTTAAACTTTTTTCAAAAAAAGGTATCCACAACTAAATAACAGTATCACAACAAATAATCCTGCTTGCTGAGTGTTGAAGTATGAAGTCGCCATGCCAAAAAATAATGGTCCAACAAAAGCAGTGGCCTTACCCGAAAAGGCATAAAAACCAAAAAATTCATTTCTATTTTTTTTAGGGGTAATTCGAGCCATCAAAGAACGACTAGAGGATTGATTTGGTCCTGAAAAGAGACCAATAAAAATTGCCGCTAACCAAAATAAGTTTTTAGAATTGAACCATTGAGGGATAAGGCTACCTCCAAAAATCAATTCAAATAAGCCAGGTAGCTCAGGTGATAAAATAGCTATGACGCATGCCAATGCTAAAAATACAATACTCCAATTGACGACCTTTTTACTTCCTATTCTATCATCGAAATACCCGAAGATAAAAGCCCCAAGTCCAGCTAAAATATTCAAAACAATGCCTAGCATCATTATTTCTTCGAATGAGAAACCAACAGTAGTTGAGGCATATATTCCTCCAAAAGCAAAAATGGTAACTAAGGCATCATTATAGAATAAGCGCGCCAGGAGGAAACGATAAATTGTTTTATGGTCTTTTACTTTCTTGAAGGTGTTTTTTAATTGCTCAAAGGCTTGTTTTAAAACGGTTTTTATTGAAATTTCTTTATTCTTTTTAGCCTCTTTGACGCCAAAAATTAGAGGCAAACTAAAGATAAGAAACCATACAGCAACCAATAAGTTCGTTGCCCTAATATGTTCACCACTGTCAACATCAAAACCAAAAATTGGCGCTTCGGACTGAACCAATAGTACTAATGATAGCGCTAAAGCAATTAGTCCACCTAAATAGCCCAAACCCCAAGCTAATCCGGAGGTCTTTCCCATTCTTTTTTCTGAAGATATATCTGGCAAATATGCATTACAAAAAACTGTACCTATCTCAAAACTAATATTAGCAATCACAAATAATAGCAAAGCATATGCCACTTGCCCTTCAAGTGGAAAAAAGAGCAAGGCTGTAGCAGAAATGCAGATGAAAGTAGAAATTGCCATTATTTTTTTTCTAGCACCTACCTCATCGGCGATAGCTCCCAAAAAAGGCGATGTAACTGCCACAACAATAGCAGTTAGTGACACTGCCCAAGACCACCATTGTGTCCCTTCAATTTCTGTTGGTGCTATTGATTTTGTAAAATAAGTTCCATATACAAAGGTTACCACTAAAGTAGTGAAGGCCGAATTGGCAAAATCATAAAATGCCCAAGACCAAATGGTTGCTTTATTATCTTTTTTAAACATACAATCGAATGTACAATTAAAAACGGAATAATAATTAGATGATTTTTTAAACAATCCATTGAAAAACCTACTTTTGCCGACTTAATCAAAACAATAACTCATTGAGCAATTTTAGATTTATTGACAAAACAAACGGAAGTGTAAAAGACGATATCCTTTCAGGACTTACCGTAGCACTCGCACTTGTACCTGAGGCTGTAGCCTTTGCATTTGTAGCAGGTATTTCACCAATTGTTGGTTTATATGGTGCTTTTATGATGGGCTTAATCACCTCTATTTTTGGTGGTAGACCAGGAATGATTTCTGGAGCAACGGGCGCTTTAGCTGTTGTAATGGTTCATTTGGTAAGTGAAGGAAATATACTCGGTGGCAATGATGGTGCTGGTCTACAATACCTCTTTGCTACTCTTATTTTAGCTGGAATTTTTCAAATGTCTGCTGGAGCATTAAGGCTAGGGAAATTTGTTAGGATGATTCCGCACTCCGTTATGATGGGTTTTGTTAATGGATTGGCAATAGTTATTTTTATTTCTCAGCTCGGAATGTTTAAATCTAATGGAGAATGGCTCAATGGTGGCACTCTATATATTATGTTAGCTCTAGTAGGGTTAACAATGGCTATTATGTATTTCTTGCCCATGTTAACCAAGAAAGTGCCTGCTGCTTTAACGGCAATTGTGATAGTATCATTAATCGTCATTTTTGGAGGTTTAGAAACTGAAACCGTTAAATCTTTTATTATTTCTAATGGTGGCGAAGGTATAAAAGCGGGCTTGCCAAGCTTCAACGTACCTATGATTACATTGAGTTTTGAGACGCTACGATTTATAACGCCTTACGCGCTTATTCTTGCTGCTATTGGGCTCATTGAGTCACTAATGACATTGAATCTTATCGATGAGCTTACAGATTCTCACGGACATGGAAACAGAGAATGTGTGGCTCAGGGAGCTGCTAATTTTGTAAATGGTTTCTTTGGCGGAATGGGCGGTTGTGCTATGATTGGACAGAGCATCATCAATATCAAATCTGGTGGTAGAGGGCGACTTTCGGGCATTACTGCTGCCTTAGCCTTATTAGGTTTTATATTATTTGGCTCTACTTACATTGAAATGGTTC harbors:
- a CDS encoding T9SS type A sorting domain-containing protein, yielding MQKLFTIAFLLFSFTTTFAQFSFSDDFESYALGNYIGEADTLWTTWSGTTGGTEDVQTTMANAYSGSQSIYFSSSSANGGPQDVVLPFGEVFDQGDFDFSSRFFVNGGAYFNFQAETTIGNTWAVDCNMNSDGTIVFSTGGGGTVFLSSTYPSEEWFKLDVKINLTLNKWEVFINDNSIGSFSNTVNEVASLDLFPLNGHSFYVDDVMVSHQPFNPIGINAILTDLSIPSYIQIPADVDIEGSILNYGADTITSMDIVWTDGTNSLTDNVSGISIPTLGTYDFTHADQLSMTTLDTANISVTIENINGGSDVDTSNNSIDFTIISVEFVTQRIPLFEHFTSNTCGPCASFNPGFQTLLDANNVNELSNAKVGAIKYQVNWPGSADQSFNADVASRVSYYNVQGVPSAHIDGISTSSSQDEIDEHAAAPSFIKIEGTAVATDGTDLDIELTVTSYVDYPNASIHIAVVEDEYNNTAGTNGESEFFQVLRKMLPDGDGTTADLSNGNSVTVNESAIFAVGNVTADSYRLWNGLGNCRVVAFVQDEDSKQVIDARIIEITGDLEVTPSWECVSNACVDPGTGEGEYSSLADCETQCVTTSISAWEDINVQLMPNPAMDNLSISINPSSQALNLSILSMTGQKVFEKNYGILDDEQLLTLDISDLSTGFYTLKVQLNDKTSILRFIKQ
- the purB gene encoding adenylosuccinate lyase; this encodes MSLSALTAISPIDGRYHSKANELSVFYSEAALIKYRLRVEVEYFISLCELPLPQLENFDSDLYSSLRDIYLKFDDEDAQKIKDIESITNHDVKAVEYFIKERFDELKISEYKEFIHFALTSQDINNTATPLLIKESVEDVYVPNYMELLDKLISLKNEWASIPLLARTHGQAASPTLLGKEIMVFIERLERQIGLLNMVPFSAKFGGATGNFNAHHIAYPEIDWVSFSNDFVDNNLGLDRSQVTTQIEHYDNLAALFDNLKRINTILIDLSRDVWTYISMNYFKQKIKEGEVGSSAMPHKVNPIDFENAEGNLGIANAIFEHLSSKLPVSRLQRDLTDSTVLRNVGVPMAHTLLGFKSILKGLNKLILNESAINADLDDNWAVVAEAIQTILRKEGYPKPYEALKELTRTNSVIEKDTLAVFIDGLAISDDLKDYLKDISPFNYTGIEKL
- the lhgO gene encoding L-2-hydroxyglutarate oxidase, yielding MQSDIAIIGGGIVGLSCAFKIQQEYPHLNLLVLEKEDILAAHQTGRNSGVIHSGLYYKPGSFRAKNCVNGRKQLVEFAKEHSINHDVCGKVVVAVDNEELNRLDGIYERGKANGLLGVEKITKERLKEIEPHVEGVAALWVPESGIIDFVGVTNKLAERIKGINSNSQIITSCEVKSFDEDTIHTSKGRFEVNYKVFCAGLFSDRMAQKDNVDSDVRIVGFRGDYYDLSEKGKSKVKNLIYPVPNPEFPFLGVHFTRMVDGTIECGPNAVFTFKREGYGKTDFDFRDTFEALLYKGTWKLFFKHWRFGLKEYKRAFSKRLFLKELNRLIPSLTMDDIVEGRSGVRAMALGHDGDVFDDFKIECKGNSIHVLNAPSPAATACLSIGDEVLEIVKKNFSLT
- a CDS encoding YceI family protein translates to MRLILVCFLFSSQIFAQQYLSKEGVVSFYSEAPIENIEAVNKKATGVVDLRTGGFAFQILIEDFVFPNSLMQEHFNESYMESEKFPNSTFTGVIPDISSLDLSEEQTIDVKGNFLLHGINRQMNMTATISLKDDKLTIGSKFDIILDDFNIDIPKIMMYKIAEEINVNIEMNLQKLSND
- a CDS encoding MFS transporter, giving the protein MFKKDNKATIWSWAFYDFANSAFTTLVVTFVYGTYFTKSIAPTEIEGTQWWSWAVSLTAIVVAVTSPFLGAIADEVGARKKIMAISTFICISATALLFFPLEGQVAYALLLFVIANISFEIGTVFCNAYLPDISSEKRMGKTSGLAWGLGYLGGLIALALSLVLLVQSEAPIFGFDVDSGEHIRATNLLVAVWFLIFSLPLIFGVKEAKKNKEISIKTVLKQAFEQLKNTFKKVKDHKTIYRFLLARLFYNDALVTIFAFGGIYASTTVGFSFEEIMMLGIVLNILAGLGAFIFGYFDDRIGSKKVVNWSIVFLALACVIAILSPELPGLFELIFGGSLIPQWFNSKNLFWLAAIFIGLFSGPNQSSSRSLMARITPKKNRNEFFGFYAFSGKATAFVGPLFFGMATSYFNTQQAGLFVVILLFSCGYLFLKKV
- a CDS encoding SulP family inorganic anion transporter; its protein translation is MSNFRFIDKTNGSVKDDILSGLTVALALVPEAVAFAFVAGISPIVGLYGAFMMGLITSIFGGRPGMISGATGALAVVMVHLVSEGNILGGNDGAGLQYLFATLILAGIFQMSAGALRLGKFVRMIPHSVMMGFVNGLAIVIFISQLGMFKSNGEWLNGGTLYIMLALVGLTMAIMYFLPMLTKKVPAALTAIVIVSLIVIFGGLETETVKSFIISNGGEGIKAGLPSFNVPMITLSFETLRFITPYALILAAIGLIESLMTLNLIDELTDSHGHGNRECVAQGAANFVNGFFGGMGGCAMIGQSIINIKSGGRGRLSGITAALALLGFILFGSTYIEMVPIAALVGVMFMVVIGTFAWSSFKVWNKVPVSDVFVIILVTGMTVIFDLAIAVIAGVIVSSLVFSWENAKRIRARKHIDEHGVKHYEIYGPLFFGSIELFQSKFDVANDPKEVIIDFKESKITDQSAIESINKLTEKYLKNGKSIHLRHLSSDCIKLIKKAEKICEVNVVEDPNYFVAIDNYRQLMSTKNKEA